One segment of Bradyrhizobium sp. WD16 DNA contains the following:
- a CDS encoding outer membrane protein: MRVKSFCALVFALAVGVGVGVGDGALAADLPVKAPIYSAAPVESSWAGLYVGVALGGKWTDAKWTTTQLVDPPAAAFGTAVIDASSPDRFRPAAFRVGGYAGYNWQTGPWVYGLEIDAAWSDASDTHAGVPGCRIECAVGFPGPGVDSSVIRALWDVSLRPRVGYLVTPETLVYGTGGVAWQSIEVSGTCANTLADPVCLISPPFAVKTQTDRHVLTGWTIGGGIERKFGAWLLRGEYRYSDFGNVSGVLFAGQPSADPGSDAVHYSVSTRTHTATLGLAYKF; this comes from the coding sequence ATGCGGGTCAAATCGTTCTGCGCTCTGGTGTTCGCTTTGGCTGTCGGCGTCGGCGTCGGTGTCGGCGATGGCGCGCTCGCCGCCGATTTGCCGGTCAAGGCGCCTATTTATAGTGCCGCGCCGGTCGAGAGTAGTTGGGCGGGCCTCTATGTCGGCGTCGCGCTCGGCGGCAAGTGGACCGACGCGAAATGGACCACCACGCAGCTGGTCGATCCGCCGGCAGCAGCATTCGGAACGGCGGTGATCGACGCATCGTCGCCCGACCGGTTCCGTCCAGCGGCATTCCGGGTCGGCGGTTATGCCGGATACAACTGGCAGACCGGTCCCTGGGTCTATGGCCTCGAGATCGACGCCGCCTGGTCGGACGCGAGCGATACCCACGCGGGTGTGCCGGGCTGCAGGATCGAGTGCGCCGTGGGCTTTCCCGGGCCCGGCGTCGATTCCTCCGTCATCCGCGCGCTCTGGGATGTGAGCCTGCGGCCGCGCGTCGGTTACCTCGTCACGCCGGAAACGCTGGTCTACGGCACCGGCGGCGTCGCCTGGCAGAGCATCGAGGTGTCCGGAACCTGCGCCAATACGTTGGCCGATCCGGTGTGCCTGATCTCGCCGCCATTTGCCGTGAAGACGCAGACCGACCGCCACGTCCTGACCGGCTGGACCATCGGCGGCGGCATCGAGCGCAAGTTCGGCGCCTGGCTGTTGCGCGGCGAATATCGTTACAGCGATTTCGGCAACGTCAGCGGCGTGCTGTTCGCCGGCCAGCCGTCCGCCGACCCGGGCTCGGATGCGGTCCATTATTCGGTCAGCACCCGCACCCACACCGCGACGCTGGGGCTCGCCTACAAGTTCTAG
- a CDS encoding GNAT family N-acetyltransferase: protein MTTQALRPIGDRTDTNLHVRDAEDADLPAIQAIYAHHVLHGLATFEEVPPSVTELAGRRAAIIDAGLPYLVAEREGRVVGYAYAASYHPRPAYRYTIEDSIYVADGLGGGGIGSALLASLLARCEAGPWRQMLAVIGNSGNAGSIALHRKLGFAPVGTFTAVGFKLGQWVDTVLMQRVLGDGAASRPAPVEDRAEQ, encoded by the coding sequence ATGACCACGCAAGCGCTGCGACCGATCGGTGACCGCACCGACACCAACCTCCACGTCCGCGATGCCGAAGATGCCGATCTGCCGGCGATCCAGGCGATCTATGCCCATCACGTCCTGCACGGCCTCGCCACCTTCGAGGAGGTGCCGCCGTCGGTGACCGAGCTTGCGGGCCGACGCGCCGCAATCATCGATGCGGGGCTGCCTTATCTCGTCGCCGAACGCGAAGGCCGGGTGGTCGGCTACGCCTATGCCGCGTCCTATCACCCGCGCCCGGCCTATCGCTACACCATCGAGGATTCGATCTATGTGGCGGACGGCCTCGGCGGCGGCGGCATCGGCAGCGCGCTGCTCGCGAGCCTCCTCGCGCGCTGCGAGGCGGGACCGTGGCGCCAGATGCTCGCGGTGATCGGCAACAGCGGCAACGCCGGCTCGATTGCGCTGCACCGCAAGCTGGGCTTTGCGCCGGTCGGCACCTTCACCGCGGTCGGCTTCAAGCTGGGCCAATGGGTCGACACCGTCCTGATGCAGCGGGTGCTCGGCGACGGCGCGGCGAGCCGTCCCGCGCCGGTTGAGGATCGCGCGGAACAGTGA
- a CDS encoding LysR family transcriptional regulator, with protein MRRINLDYLRTFVTVTEHGSFSAAADHLNLTQPAVSQQIRQLERSLGAPLIERVGRKAKPTAAGTELLAHAGRIDDAVSAAMEAVARRADGTRGRVRLGTGATACIFLLPPMLKQLRRKFPDIEITVTTGNTNEVVKAIEDNVLDIGLVTLPVSGRALDITPILDDELVVIAPADMALPARVTPQVLATTPVLLFEPGGNKRRLIDQWLARGGVSLKPAMSLGSVEGIKELVAAGLGCAILPAMAVRDLRQQKALAVRPLAPRLHRRLAVVVRRDKRLTTALKAVLLAFKRLG; from the coding sequence ATGCGGCGGATCAATCTCGACTATCTGCGGACCTTCGTCACCGTGACCGAGCACGGCAGCTTTTCGGCGGCCGCGGACCATCTCAATCTGACCCAGCCGGCCGTCAGCCAGCAGATCCGCCAGCTCGAACGCAGTCTCGGCGCCCCCCTGATCGAGCGCGTCGGCCGCAAGGCGAAGCCCACCGCAGCGGGGACCGAACTGCTCGCCCATGCCGGCCGGATCGATGATGCCGTCAGCGCGGCGATGGAGGCCGTCGCGCGCCGGGCGGACGGCACGCGCGGCCGCGTCCGGCTCGGCACCGGCGCCACCGCCTGCATCTTCCTGCTGCCGCCGATGCTCAAGCAGCTGCGGCGCAAATTTCCCGACATCGAAATCACCGTGACGACGGGCAATACCAATGAGGTGGTGAAGGCGATCGAGGACAATGTCCTCGACATCGGCCTCGTCACCCTGCCGGTGTCGGGCCGCGCCCTGGACATCACCCCCATCCTCGACGATGAGCTGGTGGTGATCGCCCCAGCCGACATGGCGCTGCCCGCGCGGGTCACGCCCCAGGTGCTGGCGACGACGCCGGTGCTGCTGTTCGAGCCCGGCGGCAACAAAAGGCGGCTCATCGATCAGTGGCTCGCCCGCGGCGGCGTCTCGCTCAAGCCGGCGATGTCGCTCGGCAGCGTCGAGGGCATCAAGGAGCTGGTCGCGGCGGGGCTCGGCTGCGCCATCCTGCCGGCCATGGCGGTGCGCGACCTCCGGCAGCAGAAGGCGCTGGCCGTCCGGCCGCTCGCCCCGCGCCTGCACCGCCGGCTCGCCGTGGTCGTCCGTCGCGACAAGCGGCTGACGACGGCGCTCAAGGCCGTCTTGCTGGCCTTCAAGCGCCTCGGCTGA
- a CDS encoding TonB-dependent siderophore receptor produces MALRGAAVAAGLSSLAVLGVLEARAEPSGTPVELPSIEVTAGPHRKKDGDRQRRASAARRTTAPRPAAPPAARVPTAGTGADRQEGGYQPLRASTATRTDAPLIDIPQAIAVVPRQALVDQQVRTLDEALYNVSGITQANTLGGTQDAVMKRGFGDNRDGSILRDSFRTILPSNFSASADRVEVLKGPSSMLYGILDPGGVINIISKKPQLQGKGSLSGNWSSFNGGGATIDLTGPIGADGLAYRVIGDYQDKDYWRNFGKIQRSLIAPSLSWYGERTTVHVAYEHSEYKIPFDRGTVIDTRTGRPVDIPRERRLDAPYNVTRGSTDMLTATIEHALDDNWRLRAGYFYNHSWYKDNQARVLSVKFNTGVATRRADATQDSNIDQQIARLELVGKFMTGPVRHEILIGTEHEETDTLRTDMIRGPNTTTFNIYNPDYGVMPASTRVSASESDQTERIKAQAAYLQDSIHLTDDFIVVGGLRYQQFHQVAGRGRPFVTNTDVEGGKAVPRVGAVYKIRPDTSLYVDYGQSFRPNSSISSYVGALPPEQGRSIEAGIKLETPGGITATAAVFDIVKSNVLYTEVVDGISVNRTAGRVGSRGFELDVAGRISENWSLIGTYSYLDARVLEDPTLTGKRLNNVAAHNASLFLTYDFGEVFAGRLRAGVGERYVGARAGDAANSFFLPAYYLTDAFVSYKTTHNGLPVTWQLNARNIFDRTYYPSGLSTTVVAIGDPREITLQARVEF; encoded by the coding sequence ATGGCGTTGCGTGGTGCGGCGGTTGCCGCTGGTCTCTCGAGTCTCGCCGTGCTCGGCGTGTTGGAGGCGCGGGCAGAACCGAGTGGCACGCCCGTCGAGCTCCCGAGCATCGAGGTCACCGCCGGCCCTCACAGGAAGAAGGACGGCGACCGGCAGCGGCGCGCATCGGCGGCCAGGCGCACCACGGCGCCGCGGCCCGCTGCTCCGCCGGCGGCCCGCGTGCCCACGGCCGGCACCGGCGCCGACAGGCAGGAGGGCGGCTACCAGCCGCTGCGCGCCTCCACCGCCACGCGCACGGATGCGCCGCTGATCGATATCCCGCAGGCGATTGCCGTGGTGCCGCGCCAGGCGCTGGTCGACCAGCAGGTGCGCACGCTCGACGAGGCGCTCTACAATGTCAGCGGCATCACCCAGGCCAACACGCTGGGCGGTACCCAGGACGCAGTCATGAAGCGCGGTTTCGGCGACAACCGCGACGGCTCGATCCTGCGCGACAGTTTCCGCACCATCCTGCCCAGCAACTTCAGCGCCTCGGCCGATCGCGTCGAGGTGCTGAAGGGGCCGTCATCGATGCTCTACGGCATTCTCGATCCCGGCGGCGTCATCAACATCATCAGCAAGAAGCCGCAACTGCAGGGCAAGGGCAGCCTGTCCGGCAACTGGTCGAGCTTCAACGGCGGCGGCGCCACGATCGATCTCACCGGTCCGATCGGCGCCGACGGCCTCGCCTACCGCGTCATCGGCGACTATCAGGACAAGGACTACTGGCGCAACTTCGGCAAGATCCAGCGCAGCCTGATCGCGCCGTCGCTGTCCTGGTACGGCGAGAGGACGACGGTCCACGTCGCCTACGAGCATTCCGAATACAAGATTCCGTTCGACCGCGGCACGGTGATCGACACCCGCACCGGGCGGCCGGTCGATATTCCGCGCGAGCGGCGGCTGGACGCGCCCTATAACGTCACCCGCGGCTCGACCGACATGCTGACCGCGACCATCGAGCACGCCCTCGACGACAATTGGCGCCTGCGCGCCGGCTATTTCTACAATCACAGCTGGTACAAGGACAACCAGGCGCGGGTTCTGTCGGTGAAGTTCAACACCGGCGTGGCGACCCGGCGCGCCGACGCGACCCAGGATTCCAACATCGACCAGCAGATCGCCCGGCTCGAGCTCGTCGGCAAGTTCATGACCGGACCGGTGCGGCACGAAATCCTGATCGGCACCGAGCATGAGGAAACCGACACGCTGCGCACCGACATGATCCGCGGCCCCAACACCACTACCTTCAACATCTACAATCCCGACTACGGCGTGATGCCGGCCAGCACGCGGGTGAGCGCGTCGGAAAGCGATCAGACCGAGCGGATCAAGGCCCAGGCGGCCTATCTCCAGGACAGCATCCATCTGACCGACGACTTCATCGTCGTCGGCGGGCTGCGCTACCAGCAGTTTCACCAGGTCGCCGGGCGCGGCCGCCCCTTCGTCACCAACACCGATGTGGAGGGCGGCAAGGCCGTGCCGCGCGTCGGCGCGGTCTACAAGATCCGGCCCGACACCTCGCTCTATGTCGACTACGGCCAGTCATTCAGGCCGAACTCCTCGATCTCGAGCTATGTCGGCGCGCTGCCGCCGGAGCAGGGCCGCTCGATCGAGGCCGGCATCAAGCTGGAGACGCCCGGCGGCATCACCGCCACCGCCGCGGTCTTCGATATCGTCAAGAGCAACGTGCTCTACACCGAGGTGGTCGATGGCATCAGCGTCAATCGCACCGCCGGCCGGGTCGGCTCGCGCGGCTTCGAACTCGACGTCGCCGGTCGCATCAGCGAGAACTGGAGTCTGATCGGCACTTATTCCTATCTCGATGCCCGCGTGCTCGAGGATCCGACGCTCACGGGCAAGCGGCTCAACAACGTCGCCGCGCACAACGCCTCGCTGTTCCTCACCTATGATTTCGGCGAAGTGTTCGCCGGCCGGCTGCGCGCCGGCGTCGGCGAGCGCTATGTCGGCGCCCGCGCCGGCGACGCCGCCAATTCCTTCTTCCTGCCGGCCTATTACCTGACCGACGCCTTCGTCTCCTACAAGACCACGCACAACGGATTGCCGGTGACCTGGCAGCTCAATGCCAGGAACATCTTCGACCGCACCTATTATCCGTCCGGCCTCTCGACCACGGTGGTGGCGATCGGCGATCCGCGCGAGATCACGCTGCAGGCGAGGGTCGAGTTCTGA
- a CDS encoding PepSY domain-containing protein, translating into MTPPPLRRLLFHAHSIAGLIVSLLLALMGLTGAMLAFEDEIMAALNAATAQSAPRAEPTLGPAGILTRTGRQTTHRIASISFAGEAGAAVHVRFARGADGERPAGLYLDPYDGRVLAPVRGEEAFALIRRLHRWLLLPGDGRGAGRTITGAAALSLLALLVSGVILRWPRKASSLRLWLKPQLGLRGRGLHRSLHTVIGTWLLPIYLVIVLTGLWWSYDWYRAGAKWLLSSKAAAAKSGGDAGRDTATDAAMLDGIWRTFLASGGAGYVRATLALPDGGGERMIHIRSVARDAPHAYARDEFRFDGRSGRLLSAERYAAMAPGDKLLASVFALHSGRYLGPIGSLLFMLAAAMMPLFAFTGWMLYLSRLPRRPTAEAAEAAPAPK; encoded by the coding sequence ATGACCCCGCCGCCGCTTCGCCGCCTTCTCTTCCATGCGCACTCGATTGCCGGACTGATCGTCTCGCTGCTGCTCGCGCTGATGGGGCTGACCGGCGCAATGCTCGCCTTCGAGGACGAGATCATGGCGGCGCTGAACGCCGCAACCGCGCAGTCCGCGCCGCGTGCCGAGCCGACACTCGGCCCCGCCGGGATCCTGACCCGCACGGGGCGGCAAACGACACACCGCATCGCCTCGATCAGCTTCGCGGGCGAGGCCGGTGCGGCTGTCCACGTCCGCTTCGCGCGCGGCGCCGATGGCGAGCGCCCGGCGGGGCTCTATCTCGATCCCTATGACGGCCGCGTGCTCGCACCGGTACGTGGCGAAGAAGCTTTCGCCCTGATCCGGCGGCTGCATCGCTGGCTGCTGCTTCCCGGCGATGGCCGCGGCGCCGGCCGCACGATCACGGGCGCGGCGGCGCTGTCGCTGCTGGCGCTGCTGGTCAGCGGCGTGATCCTGCGCTGGCCGCGCAAGGCGAGCAGCCTGCGGCTGTGGCTGAAGCCGCAGCTCGGGCTGCGCGGCCGCGGCCTCCACCGCTCGCTGCACACGGTGATCGGCACCTGGCTGCTGCCGATCTATCTGGTGATCGTCCTGACCGGCCTGTGGTGGTCATACGACTGGTACCGGGCCGGCGCGAAGTGGCTCTTATCCAGCAAGGCCGCGGCGGCCAAATCCGGCGGCGACGCCGGCCGCGACACCGCGACGGACGCCGCGATGCTCGACGGAATCTGGCGGACGTTCCTCGCCAGCGGCGGCGCCGGCTACGTCAGGGCGACGCTGGCGCTGCCGGATGGCGGCGGCGAGCGCATGATCCACATCCGCTCCGTCGCCCGCGACGCTCCGCACGCTTATGCGCGCGACGAGTTCCGGTTCGATGGCCGCAGCGGCCGGCTGCTCTCCGCCGAACGCTACGCCGCCATGGCGCCCGGCGATAAGCTGCTGGCCAGTGTCTTTGCCCTGCACAGCGGCCGCTATCTCGGCCCGATCGGCAGCCTGCTGTTCATGCTGGCGGCGGCGATGATGCCGTTGTTCGCCTTCACCGGCTGGATGCTCTATCTGTCGCGGTTGCCGCGGCGGCCGACGGCGGAAGCCGCGGAGGCGGCGCCGGCGCCGAAATGA
- a CDS encoding adenine phosphoribosyltransferase has product MTDLKASVRTIPDYPKPGVMFRDITTLLGNARAFRRAVDELVQPWAGAKIDKVAGMEARGFILGGAVAHQLSAGFVPIRKKGKLPHTTVRIAYSLEYGLDEMEVHADAIQPGEQVILIDDLIATGGTAEGAVKLMRQIGANVVAACFIIDLPELGGADKLRALNVPVRTLMSFEGH; this is encoded by the coding sequence ATGACCGACCTGAAGGCGAGTGTTCGCACCATCCCGGACTATCCCAAGCCCGGGGTCATGTTCCGCGACATCACCACGCTGCTCGGCAATGCGCGCGCCTTCCGTCGCGCCGTCGACGAACTGGTGCAGCCCTGGGCCGGCGCCAAGATCGACAAGGTCGCCGGCATGGAAGCCCGCGGCTTCATCCTCGGCGGCGCGGTGGCGCACCAGCTCTCCGCCGGCTTCGTGCCGATCCGCAAGAAGGGCAAGCTGCCGCACACCACGGTGCGCATCGCCTATTCGCTGGAATACGGTCTCGACGAGATGGAGGTCCATGCCGACGCCATCCAGCCGGGCGAGCAGGTGATCCTGATCGACGACCTGATCGCCACCGGCGGCACCGCCGAGGGCGCGGTCAAGCTGATGCGCCAGATCGGCGCCAATGTCGTGGCCGCCTGCTTCATCATCGACCTGCCCGAACTCGGCGGCGCCGACAAGCTCCGCGCCCTCAACGTGCCGGTGCGCACCTTGATGAGCTTCGAGGGGCATTAA
- a CDS encoding anthranilate synthase component I, giving the protein MNRTVFSLPAHSAYRTAGGLEVVRTIAPFTGGAALDRLIDLLDRRRGVMLSSGTTVPGRYDSFDLGFADPPLRLETVGVDFFIDALNTRGEVLIAFLGDTLSDPVVQFTARTPTRLTGHVIRGEAPQREDQRTRRASIMTLVRAMVAALANSAEPLLGLYGAFAYDLVFQMEDLVQKRARDSDQRDIVLYVPDQLYAYDRATGRGVTLSYDFAWKGQGTAGLGHDTPESIYNKEPRQGFADHTPGEYQATVEKAREAFARGDLFEAVPGQLFGEPCERSPAEVFQRLCKINPSPYGALMNLGDGEFLVSASPEMFVRSDGRRVETCPISGTIARGSDAIGDAEQIRQLLNSEKDEFELNMCTDVDRNDKARICVPGTIKVLARRQIETYSKLFHTVDHVEGMLRPGFDALDAFLTHAWAVTVTGAPKLWAMQFVEDNERSSRRWYAGAIGFVGFDGSINTGITIRTIRMKNGLAEVRVGATLLFDSDPVAEEKECQTKAAALFQALRGDPPKPLSALAPDASGSGKRVLLIDHDDSFVHMLADYFRQVGAEVCVTRHTHALEMLEREPCDLLVLSPGPGRPEDFRIEKTLDAALKRKLPVFGVCLGVQAIGEYFGGHLGQLAQPAHGRPSRIQVRGGSLMRGLPNEITIGRYHSLYVDRSTMPDELEVTAATEDGVPMAIEHRTLPVGGVQFHPESLMSLGGEVGLRIVENAFRLAARP; this is encoded by the coding sequence ATGAACAGGACCGTGTTTTCGCTCCCCGCCCACAGCGCCTACCGCACCGCCGGGGGGCTCGAGGTGGTCCGCACCATCGCGCCCTTCACCGGCGGCGCCGCGCTCGACCGCCTGATCGATCTGCTCGACCGCCGTCGCGGCGTCATGCTGTCCTCGGGCACCACGGTGCCGGGCCGCTACGACAGTTTCGACCTCGGCTTCGCCGATCCGCCGCTGCGTCTCGAGACCGTCGGCGTCGATTTCTTCATCGACGCGCTCAATACCCGCGGCGAGGTGCTGATCGCCTTCCTCGGCGACACCCTCAGCGATCCGGTCGTGCAGTTCACCGCCCGCACCCCGACACGCCTCACCGGCCACGTCATCCGCGGCGAGGCGCCGCAAAGGGAAGACCAGCGCACCCGCCGCGCCAGCATCATGACGCTGGTGCGCGCCATGGTGGCGGCGCTGGCCAATTCCGCCGAGCCGCTGCTCGGCCTCTACGGCGCCTTTGCCTATGACCTCGTCTTCCAGATGGAAGACCTCGTCCAGAAGCGCGCCCGCGACAGCGACCAGCGCGACATCGTGCTTTACGTGCCGGACCAGCTCTATGCCTACGACCGCGCCACCGGCCGCGGCGTCACGCTGTCCTACGACTTCGCCTGGAAGGGGCAGGGCACGGCGGGCCTCGGCCACGACACGCCGGAGAGCATCTACAACAAGGAGCCGCGCCAGGGTTTCGCCGACCACACGCCGGGCGAATACCAGGCCACGGTCGAGAAGGCGCGCGAAGCCTTCGCCCGCGGCGACCTGTTCGAGGCGGTGCCGGGCCAGCTGTTCGGCGAACCCTGCGAACGCTCGCCGGCGGAAGTGTTCCAGCGCCTGTGCAAGATCAATCCCTCGCCCTATGGCGCCCTGATGAATCTCGGCGACGGCGAGTTCCTCGTCTCCGCCTCGCCGGAGATGTTCGTGCGCAGCGACGGCCGCCGCGTCGAGACCTGCCCGATCTCCGGCACCATCGCCCGCGGCTCCGATGCCATCGGCGACGCCGAGCAGATCCGCCAGCTCCTGAATTCGGAGAAGGACGAGTTCGAGCTGAACATGTGCACCGACGTCGATCGCAACGACAAGGCGCGGATCTGCGTGCCGGGCACGATCAAGGTGCTGGCGCGGCGCCAGATCGAGACCTATTCGAAACTCTTCCACACCGTCGATCACGTCGAGGGCATGCTGCGGCCGGGCTTCGACGCGCTCGACGCCTTCCTCACCCACGCCTGGGCGGTGACCGTCACCGGCGCGCCGAAACTGTGGGCGATGCAGTTCGTCGAGGACAACGAGCGCTCCTCGCGCCGCTGGTATGCCGGCGCCATCGGCTTCGTCGGCTTCGACGGCAGCATCAACACCGGCATCACCATCCGCACCATCCGCATGAAGAACGGCCTCGCCGAGGTGCGGGTCGGCGCCACGCTGCTGTTCGATTCCGATCCGGTCGCCGAAGAGAAGGAATGCCAGACCAAGGCGGCGGCGCTGTTCCAGGCGCTGCGCGGCGATCCGCCGAAGCCGCTGTCGGCGCTGGCGCCGGACGCCTCGGGCTCCGGCAAGCGCGTGCTGCTGATCGACCACGACGACAGCTTCGTGCACATGCTGGCCGATTACTTCCGCCAGGTCGGCGCCGAGGTCTGCGTCACCCGCCACACCCATGCGCTCGAAATGCTCGAGCGCGAGCCCTGCGATCTGCTGGTGCTGTCGCCCGGGCCGGGGCGGCCGGAGGATTTCAGGATCGAGAAGACGCTCGATGCCGCGTTGAAGAGGAAGCTGCCGGTGTTCGGCGTCTGCCTCGGCGTCCAGGCGATCGGCGAATATTTCGGCGGCCATCTCGGGCAGCTCGCCCAACCGGCTCATGGCCGGCCCTCGCGCATCCAGGTGCGCGGCGGCAGCTTGATGCGCGGCCTGCCGAACGAGATCACCATCGGCCGCTATCATTCGCTCTATGTCGATCGCTCGACCATGCCGGACGAGCTCGAGGTGACCGCTGCGACCGAGGACGGCGTGCCGATGGCGATCGAGCACAGGACGCTGCCGGTCGGCGGCGTCCAGTTCCACCCCGAGTCGCTGATGTCGCTGGGCGGCGAGGTCGGGCTCAGGATCGTCGAGAACGCATTTCGGCTCGCCGCGCGGCCGTGA
- a CDS encoding GNAT family N-acetyltransferase produces the protein MNFSISDLREQPAFFDIVADRIWSAWWRRNGVPRDDVIERLKENMAGPGLPVALVAHDGPRFIGTASVIVSDLDERPHYTPWVAAVWIEPPLRSRGLGAALVGAAARAAFALGGEMVHLCAAEARRGFYLRLGWELIEDGVGPLRLSVLRKQRPATASGRGGGASQAP, from the coding sequence GTGAATTTCTCGATCTCCGATCTGCGGGAGCAGCCAGCCTTCTTCGACATCGTCGCCGATCGCATCTGGTCGGCGTGGTGGCGGCGCAACGGCGTGCCACGCGACGACGTCATCGAGCGGCTGAAGGAGAACATGGCCGGGCCGGGTCTTCCGGTCGCGCTCGTCGCCCATGACGGTCCGCGCTTCATCGGCACGGCCTCGGTGATCGTTTCCGATCTCGACGAGCGGCCGCACTACACGCCATGGGTGGCGGCGGTCTGGATCGAGCCGCCGCTCCGTTCCCGCGGCCTCGGCGCCGCGCTGGTCGGGGCCGCCGCCCGGGCCGCCTTCGCCCTCGGTGGCGAGATGGTCCATCTGTGCGCCGCCGAGGCCCGGCGCGGCTTCTACCTGCGGCTCGGCTGGGAGCTCATCGAGGACGGTGTCGGGCCACTGCGGCTGTCGGTGCTGCGGAAACAGCGGCCGGCCACGGCCTCAGGCCGCGGCGGCGGTGCCAGCCAAGCCCCTTGA
- a CDS encoding dienelactone hydrolase family protein produces the protein MGTTITFKRPDGKDARGYLANASRGNAPGVVVIQEWWGLSENIKGLTDRFALAGFDALAPDLYNGVLVPYHDTEKANKEMGSLDFLDATEQTVRGAVQYLKCNSAKVGLTGFCLGGAVTVIGAARIPELSAAVCFYGIPPEQAAKPADLKVPFQGHFANKDDWCTPQVVGAFETALKAAGKDAEIFRYDAEHAFVNEQRQQVHDRAAAELAWTRATDFFHKHLG, from the coding sequence ATGGGAACGACCATCACCTTCAAGCGGCCCGACGGCAAGGACGCGAGGGGCTACCTCGCCAATGCCTCGCGCGGCAACGCGCCGGGTGTCGTGGTCATCCAGGAATGGTGGGGCCTGTCGGAGAACATCAAGGGGCTGACCGACCGCTTCGCCCTGGCCGGCTTCGATGCCTTGGCGCCCGACCTCTATAACGGCGTGCTGGTGCCGTATCACGACACCGAAAAGGCCAACAAGGAAATGGGCTCGCTCGATTTCCTCGACGCCACCGAGCAGACCGTGCGCGGCGCGGTGCAGTATCTCAAGTGCAACAGCGCCAAGGTCGGCCTCACCGGCTTCTGCCTCGGTGGCGCGGTCACCGTGATCGGCGCGGCGCGCATCCCCGAGCTCAGCGCCGCGGTGTGCTTCTACGGCATTCCGCCGGAGCAGGCGGCCAAGCCCGCCGACCTCAAGGTGCCGTTCCAGGGCCATTTCGCCAACAAGGACGACTGGTGCACGCCGCAGGTGGTCGGTGCCTTCGAGACGGCGCTCAAGGCCGCCGGCAAGGACGCCGAGATCTTCCGCTACGACGCCGAGCATGCCTTCGTGAATGAGCAGCGCCAGCAGGTCCATGACCGCGCCGCGGCCGAGCTCGCCTGGACCCGCGCCACCGACTTCTTCCACAAGCATCTAGGGTGA